The following nucleotide sequence is from Populus trichocarpa isolate Nisqually-1 chromosome 11, P.trichocarpa_v4.1, whole genome shotgun sequence.
CTGTGGATGAGAGTACAAGGGGTTCTTGGAGTTCACCTCGAGACTCCTTACTGTCCATTTTGGCGGTGGTCATTTAGCTAGATTTAAGGTGTAAAAAGAAAGGAGCATATGGGTCTCAGAAGGGGTTgacgcatatatatatattcatggacAAAGGCTTAGCAAAATAGTGTAGtatgagaaattttatggtgttCCGACTAGGCATACTTactttaaaaagagaaatacaaggagaaaagagaaaataaataaataaacactttGCCGGGTGAAcatatcttatatatttttttgagtctcaaatttgatttttctttcttttatcagCTTTATtccaaataaacataaaaaaacaactactaatatttaatttttctcccGTTGTCAACATACTTAATTACTCCTTCTGGTAAATGAATTGGACTGATAATAAGTTCCAAATTACGTCCGTGTTAAATATGGCTAAAATAGGATATAAGGTGGCATGAGGTGGATTGGCAGTTGCATGAAAGTATTATAGAGGTTGGGATAGGAATAAATATAAGGTGCATGGCTTACTTTAATGAGACGTGTTTTGTTCAAAATAAagaaggattcttttcctatttAATTGGGAGATTTGCCAGCCAACCTTGTAGTTCAATATTGATGAGTaaacatatttttgttatggatttttataaatagaaatagattttaaaaatataatgggTCTCGTAAGCTTACCTGACCCAAAGAATTTGGGCTTGGCAAATTAGTGGGAGTCTGACAAATATGTTAAATCCAAAACACTTGGATTCAATCATTATCAGGTTCTAAGACTATATGTTTGATCTTAAACAATCctctaaatctaaaatattataagaatgTTAAACCGTTATACCTCTTCATCTTAAACAATTGTATGTGCCCTTTATATTCaatataatgatttttctaTACTCATAAATGTACACAAGATCTCTTAAGGGACCTATCATGCTTACTATCTTATTAATGATATGTAAATTATATTTCTCCTCCATTAATGTCACCGGAAGCCAAGGACTTTTCAGTCattcttttctaaaaaaccGACAAGATTCAAGGGTATTAATACCTCTTAAGCCATCCATGTAAGGGTTCAGAACTTTTTATCTCTTAAGGTAAACTTATATAAATTTCAGAGCATTAACATTCTTGAAATTCAAgaacaaatatctttttttccattaaatttAAGGTTCTTTTAAGTCATTTATTACCTTCAtataaatatactattttatcATCGGAGAGTTTTTAAATCCCCTGATTAAGACTGTTTTTTCAAATACTCAAGCTTCTGCCATTAGCTTGGTATTCCTTAAtctaaataaaagaattcaaatatataaacatattgattaactattatctcaaaaactaaataacatattatttatatatcttgGATTATACCATACGGACGAATCAGAATCATGtcgaaaagaataaaaataataattgggaatcaaaattgaataaaataataaaaagaagaccaaaattaaaattgttttataaatataattatagaaCTGAAAATTCCAAAGtcataaaaatgattaaaaaataaacttaaagtTTCATATCTCTCTactattctctttttttattttgatctttcattttcttttttagaaaaaaattaaattttgattccgggttgtttaatttctatttttctcttaCCATGTAGCTCAAGTTAACCAAAACATTGGATTTCACGTGATTGACACTGTTAGTAAATCTCTCAAACCATTAATTAGTCATGGATATAGATGGAGAGACTGTATGTGaccaataacttaaattataagATCTAATGTGACCAAGATTGAACTATAAGGACAGATATAATCAAatcttgaaatttgaaggaCCATGAATCCATTTTAACATTGTAAGCCAGAGAGGCTAACTAATTTAGAAAATCAGAGGATACAACTACTATGAGATTAAAGCTTTAATTAATAGGCCTTGATGTTTGCTGGTTTCACTGTGAGTACCAAAAATTAATTCGTGCTCACAAAAAATAAGTGGTTACAACTATTGTGCATGCCAACTATTGAGACCTTCTCATGATCAATTGAAGCTCTTAATTTCTACCAACATTTGTTTGGGTCAAGAGTTTGTTGATGGCCAAGACATTGTTGCACAACTGGCGGAAAACTGCGTTTCTCAAAGACAGCACCATTTGTTGGCCATGACTGTTTTTCTTGAACCCATTCTCGCACGATTCTAAGTCAGCAATTGCTGCTCTCACCCAAGCACGCACATCATTAGTAGCGTTGGCTAGCAAAGCAGGCAACGAGTCATCAAGTTGCTGGATGGCATCCTAGTATTGGTCTGAGCAATCTTCTAGGTCTTGCTCAATGACAGGGTTCAAAGTCTTGTTACTAAGCAATGTTGTCTTGATGTACGACCTAGGATGTGTTTGTTGCATTTGAAGATGTAAGGTTTAATGCAATCACTACtcgaaaatcgataaatacaaacgaaaaTATCAAGAgaatattttcatcggtaaattTCTGAagaattttaccgacggaaatattctctcggtatataccgaggaaaTTAccgtggaaaaaaaattaaaacaaatcaaaaaaaaattgacgtgtcatttttaccaacggaattaccgactgAATTTATTCCGATGgaaaattccgttggtaattccgttggtaaattgtgaacactgttcatcatatcaattacaaagggaatcaccgacgaaattttccgtcggtattttccagagagctccagaactgttcactttctaATTGCActattaattgttgttctttacgaacaaaatcaccgacggattgaaaagtcggcggtgttatttggcggttttctgaaaaaattcaattaatttaaatttttcatttaaatattacaaacggaattaccgacggattgaaaaatcatcggtaattGTTAGcagtttctgaaaactttttacgaaattgaaaatttaaattaaatattaccgatggaattaccgacagaataattaaaaaaatattaatattcaattatccattggtaaatccgtcgctaacgcgccccaataaaaagcctgaatcccttatttcacaagagacatactcattttttattattcttcttactacttcttcttcttcttcttcttcttcttcactatatgtaaaaaacatcaatatccatttctttctcttcttttctctcctcatctccttctcttttcctccatgctcgggtatgtcttcttcttctttcttcttttatcctcttagttttttttttaattaatatgctttacgaatttttttttctccttagcttcacttgcaactacattaaggtaagatttttcttttttcttcttttttcatgattttttcactatatttgttttttattttatttttaattgtttttgttcttaataattgtataaatgttgttgtgagattatgtttttcatatgagatcaatttttagttgatttatttataggatttttaaatttttagcaattgcaacttcatttttttcatatgaattgttttagttgaatttattttttcattttatttatttgttgcaaatttgtttgaggtagattttcttattcttttttccaagcattttgaatatatattatagagtgttgatttatgttaatttaattattttataattttataaaatgaatttttttaatgttttaaaataattaccgatggatttaccgaCGAACAAAAAATTATCGATGAAAAATGCACCGACGGAACATTTTCGTCAGTGATTTCgtttgtaaattaattaccgacagaatatgtgtcttacgccaACAGaaaaattccgttggtaaaactgttaaatattGTAGTTAATCATGCCAAGTTGTTGTAAATTGGCGCCTTTGCTATCAGGGTTAGATTCGAGGTTTGCAACACAATTACCCTTGTTATGAGTTGAATTACAAGAAAGCTCAGATCGAATTCTTTTAACTTcgttgttatttgttttgattatttatttattattattgtatttttaattatattatttaaattaccaataaactAATTACTCGAGtctcaaattcttttttcttaatagttttttatattaaaaaaaaacttcgtcAGTGTGTGCTACAAATCTAGTTTATTAATAATGTTGGATGGTTAAAATCTTCCTTCCATGATCCTAGTTGTGCAGTGCATTACCCCCATTAATTTATGATAGCAAGAAACTTGTTTGTGTAcattatttgaaagaaaagtaaTCTTGGTAATTAAGGGGAATTTAGAGATCTGAGAGGAcgtactaaatatttttttaaaatcatgttcACCAATGCTATAAAGGATTTTGTCAGATCTATTTCCTTTTCATatgtttaaattttcatatttttattcaagTGACATAAAAATCGTAATTTGtcttaattatatcaatttgatattaataaaatattttctttctcaataaatTTGCTTGACTACATTTAACTAATCTTACGGCGTGACATATAGGGGTTTAATTGCAAACTTGTTAATTTAAGGGATTCCATTGTGATATATCATGCAAAAAGTACATATGGTCTCCGGAAGCGAATGGAATGGCCGGATGACTGATCCTCTAACAAATCAAggcttatatttatttaattagggtAGGgggaaaaaattattcattaaaaataaaacaaacaaagaaaaagaatccatttctattttacttaaataaagaacaaaaaaaaaaatttgcaccTATGAATCAGTAAAAGGaatttctttaaaacaattataatatataaatcagGAACTGAAATCTCAtctagccttttcttttctaaaataccaaaaaaaataaaaagattatagattgtcaaaaacaatatgaaaaaaatgctaCTCCGATAATTATAATCATTGTGGGGGCAAGCTCATGATCATTTGGTTCTTTTTAAACTtggaaagaataaaataaaataaaaaattagcaaacaaGCTTCATGTTTTTATCACCAAATTTTAAATGCTTTGAATATCCATGGAATGCCTCCATGCATGAttaagatttaatatttttattaaaaggttTAGCATTTAAACAATGGAGGGATGAGACTGACGATGATTCTGGGATTGAACAACGAATATCTTATCCTCCATTATTTAACCCAAATATCATTCAATCATGCGCTGGGCTAAAATGGCTTGACGAAGTCTACTACTTCCAAACGCAATTCTTTTGAACATTATTATTACATTTAGTCCAATagttattcaaagaaaaaaaaaacaaaaatagaaggtCAACCCTTGCTTCATAAGGCTAGCTGTCTATTGAAAATGGCTACCAAATCCGAGACAAAATTTCTGCTGAAGTTGCTCCGATATCATTTTTACTCCCTCAAAAGCGGTTCCTTGTTATCATCCCACTTATCCAATCGACTCTGAGCTTTCCCcacctgaagaaaaaaaaacccaaagctTACATTTCTCTCATATCACAATTATATACACTTTTAAGATTATATATCGTTTAAATTCAATCAATCTTCAAacgattttaaaaacatattctcTACATCTACATGTGATTTTTGTCGCTCTGTGTTAGCTTCagaatttaaacttaaaaatattaaatatatttgaccAATGAGTCCACCCTTTAGAATTATTTACAAAATGTAtggtgaaatatatatatatatatatatatatatatatatatatatatatatatgggtgtCTATGTACGTAGTCTACCTCTTTTCCCCAGTTTGTCCGAATTGTAGCCCATAATAAGACTATAGTCTGAACAATTGTGCCTCCTAACATCCCAGTCCATATTCCCTACGTaccataataagaaaaatatattatcccaataacaaaataaaaagttgagagAGAATATCATCGATGCATTACGGTTCTGTACATACCTTCGTACCCATGTCGCATACAAAGCCAAGAACGCAACCCAACGGGATGCCAATGATGTAGTAACATGCAACATTGACATAAGCAACGAATGCTTGCCATCCGCATCCAACAGCCACTCCTTTGAAATGtgatttcaaagaaataaaaagtcaaaaaaactttaatggCTGAAAGTGTTGTCTAACCTCTACTCTCTATGATCTTCAAAAAATGGTGGTTGAGAAGGTACAAGTGACGGATGCGGTTGAAATTGCCCGCAGACCcttataaaatgaaaagcacTAAAAGACAACAAAGAGCCGTCCGCAAGGCAAGTGCAGGAACGTGTACAATAATTATCCCCCGTAAATCATGGCACCATTTACTTACCAGATAAAACAGGTTGGACTCCATTAAGCACGATGGAGGCTGCGAGGAAAGGAGATAGCTCTGCAACAGCATCGGCAACTACTGTACCGCTAGTGAAGGCATAGCTTATGACATGCCGCAGTAAGAGCACAGCAACAGCCAAGATCACAGAGATGAGCAGCGAGCATAAATTTACTATTACAACAGAAAATGATGTTGCTTTGGGATGTCCAGCACCCAACTCATTGCTTACTCTCACACTGTAATTAACcacagagaaaaggaaagaaaaactgaTTGTCGTTATTTATGTTAATTGTTATATAGCTGTctataaaacacaatttcaaatattttatttcatggatgattttttagCCTTTGTAATTAAAGAGTGAGTTCTTTCTAATTAAATCAAGTACAaaacaattatgatttttttttctcccggTCCTAACACTCTCCAGGGATCTTATCCGCAACAAATGGATATTAATTCTTGAGAGAAGGGCTCTCTTCTTACGATATGCGGGGACTTGGTAGTGTggtaacggttgttttttaaataattttttgtgccgaaatacatgttaataatatttttttattttttaaaaatcatttttaatatcagtacatcaaaacaattcaaaacgtacaaatcatattaaatttaaaaaaaaattaaattttttaaaaacgtgATTTGCACCGTATTCCCAAACATATgatctttgacaaaaaaaactttccaaCTGAGTTCTCTGCCTCTCAGCACTATCATCCtccttaattaaattaataaaactaaatacaagttcatttaaaaaactacatcagaaaataatattaattcttttattattacctcttaatatattaacttgaattattaaattgagataattaaaaaaaaaattatctaagaGGATCTAActgagaatttattttatttcaaaactaaTTGAGAAATGAATTAATAAGTATATTGTTTGGTTTGAAGATCAGAATtgtaacaaatattaaataatatagcCTCAATTATATACGAAAACTAACCTTGCAGCTGCCTGAAAACCGACTGAGATCATGATACACCAACCATTTATCGTCGTGCTGCATTGAAATTATCCGAGATTCATCAAAACATCTTAGAAGGGAACgataataaaagagaaagtaAGCAAGTTCACCGTTCCAAACACACACGAAGAATGATCTCGTGCAAACTAGCTAGGTACATGCATGGAGTAGATTCTTGCTTACCAGATGGACAGAGCGTCCAAGGAAATTTCAGCATTTTTGAGCAATCCAGCGATCAAAGTTAGTATTTGGTAGTACCAAAGCTCAAGGCATAGCATAACACCTGATGCAAGGGACAACTTGAAGAAATCCCATAACCCAGTGAAGGCCTGTATGCTAAATCCCCTCCATGTGTGCTTGAACTTCGTGCTTACTAGAATGTAAACAAACTGGGCCACCACTATAACCCACCATGAAAAACTAGTTACCAATGATGCACCCAACAACCCTCCTCCAAGCTTGAAAATTACAACCCAACATAGTATTAGATGCAGCACAAGAGCAGCAGCTGATATGCATGTACTAGGGAAAATTACACTTTGCGCTTGCAAGAACTTTTGTATGGGGAAATTGCAAGAATAAGCAAAGATTTGAGGAATTAGACCATAGACAAAAAGCGCAGCTGCAGATGCAATGGTAGGTGATTCGTGTAGTCCAAGTAAGATAGGCTTGCAAAAGATGTAGATAAACATAAGTATAAGCCCAGTTAAAGTGAGGAGAATCGTCGATCTTTGCATATATACGCCTAGCATTTCATACTTGTTTGCTCCATAGGCTTGCCCACATAGTGTCTCCACCGCACTTCCCATTCCCAACtgcatgtaaattttttttagaaagaaacaAACTATTTGAAATAGACAGCTAGTATAATTGATGCATTCAGATCGTGCTTtgtaatgaattttatattaggACAAGAACAAGTAATCCACATACGATCAGAATGTAT
It contains:
- the LOC18111261 gene encoding protein DETOXIFICATION 40 → MATSSDDNRIEYAEDESYQSIMHDKRSFSREAVSSELEDILSNMELSRSKRILRATWVELKILFPLAAPAIVVYMLNYLVSISTQMFCGHLGNLELAAASLGNMGVQGFVFGIMLGMGSAVETLCGQAYGANKYEMLGVYMQRSTILLTLTGLILMFIYIFCKPILLGLHESPTIASAAALFVYGLIPQIFAYSCNFPIQKFLQAQSVIFPSTCISAAALVLHLILCWVVIFKLGGGLLGASLVTSFSWWVIVVAQFVYILVSTKFKHTWRGFSIQAFTGLWDFFKLSLASGVMLCLELWYYQILTLIAGLLKNAEISLDALSICTTINGWCIMISVGFQAAASVRVSNELGAGHPKATSFSVVIVNLCSLLISVILAVAVLLLRHVISYAFTSGTVVADAVAELSPFLAASIVLNGVQPVLSGVAVGCGWQAFVAYVNVACYYIIGIPLGCVLGFVCDMGTKGIWTGMLGGTIVQTIVLLWATIRTNWGKEVGKAQSRLDKWDDNKEPLLRE